The following coding sequences lie in one Myxococcales bacterium genomic window:
- the secF gene encoding protein translocase subunit SecF, whose product MELVKPGIYINFMRHSRVLMGLSLAIVAVSIVLIFFPGLNYGLDFTGGTEIQLGFKGKVTAKELRSALKDMGYDRPEVFSVQDRPNEYIIRVVEISSLSNNRIKQVRQNLHAALPGVAVKEFKLSPGRDKISLRLSGAVEPSALIEAVQRAGIKVRSAAAFGASADNRYEVRLTGLADEMVKQLQGRFKARAPDAPRRVEWVGPKAGAQLRTAALQSMLYAIAFIMVYVAFRFDLRFAPGGVLAMIHDAVVTLGIFAVLRKEVNLSTVAAVLTVMGYSVNDTIVIFDRVRENMQRMRDKSLGELINISMSQTLSRTIITSLTVGLSMAAFFYWGTPVIRDFAFAMMVGLFLGTWSTIYIAMPFTEWMDRRFFRASDARSRK is encoded by the coding sequence ATGGAGCTAGTCAAACCGGGCATTTATATCAACTTTATGCGCCATAGCCGCGTGCTCATGGGCTTGTCGCTTGCGATCGTTGCTGTGAGTATCGTGCTCATTTTTTTTCCAGGCCTGAACTATGGCTTGGACTTCACGGGCGGCACCGAAATACAGCTCGGCTTTAAGGGCAAGGTCACGGCCAAGGAGCTTAGAAGCGCTCTTAAGGACATGGGTTATGATCGCCCCGAGGTCTTTAGTGTCCAGGACCGTCCGAATGAGTACATCATTCGCGTCGTTGAAATATCCTCCCTCAGCAACAACCGCATCAAACAGGTGCGACAAAACCTCCATGCTGCGCTGCCGGGTGTGGCCGTCAAAGAGTTCAAGCTCTCTCCCGGGCGGGATAAGATTTCGTTGCGTCTCTCAGGAGCGGTCGAGCCTAGTGCGCTCATCGAAGCGGTGCAGCGCGCGGGCATCAAGGTGCGGTCGGCTGCCGCCTTTGGTGCATCTGCCGACAACCGTTACGAGGTCCGGTTGACGGGTTTGGCGGACGAGATGGTCAAGCAGCTCCAAGGCCGCTTCAAGGCGCGAGCCCCCGATGCGCCTCGGAGGGTGGAGTGGGTCGGCCCCAAGGCTGGCGCGCAATTGCGTACAGCGGCGCTTCAATCCATGTTGTACGCGATTGCATTTATCATGGTGTACGTCGCCTTTCGCTTTGATCTACGCTTTGCGCCGGGTGGCGTGCTCGCGATGATTCACGATGCGGTGGTGACGCTGGGCATTTTCGCGGTGCTGCGAAAAGAGGTGAACCTTTCCACGGTTGCCGCGGTATTGACGGTCATGGGTTACTCAGTCAACGACACCATCGTCATATTTGATCGCGTCCGAGAGAACATGCAGCGTATGCGAGACAAGAGCCTGGGCGAGCTGATCAATATCTCGATGTCGCAAACCCTGAGCCGCACCATCATCACTTCGCTGACCGTGGGGCTGTCGATGGCTGCGTTTTTCTACTGGGGCACACCGGTGATTAGAGATTTCGCATTTGCCATGATGGTGGGACTGTTTTTGGGTACCTGGTCGACGATTTACATCGCGATGCCGTTTACCGAGTGGATGGACCGCCGCTTCTTTCGTGCCTCCGATGCGCGGTCACGCAAGTAA
- the tilS gene encoding tRNA lysidine(34) synthetase TilS yields MARTIEERSLLGAGDVVLIACSGGPDSMAMLHVLSMLARRMRFSVMVASVDHQLRQESGREVLRVAESARDLGVPFFPLKVQMTKGASVQAEARRLRYAALLELGRQQQATRVAVGHTRDDQAETVLERVMRGAGIEGLGGIAPARSDGVVRPLIDVSRSQVLAYLKRFDIGFIDDPSNREQRFKRTRIRERILPLLAAEDPSIFAHLSQLADDARAVVAGLRRDADILLEHCHIEARLLDADRMMQASESVRRMALRMWIEEVTCVRPNRAQLLAAERTAGGTGEVWLKHGWSLRKVGSVLKAVSSVEPNRHGSRAREQEPFH; encoded by the coding sequence GTGGCCCGTACGATTGAGGAGCGATCGCTCTTAGGCGCCGGTGATGTCGTCCTCATCGCCTGCTCGGGAGGACCCGATTCCATGGCGATGTTGCACGTGTTGAGCATGCTAGCGAGACGCATGCGATTTTCGGTCATGGTGGCTTCGGTGGATCATCAGTTAAGGCAGGAGAGTGGCCGGGAGGTGCTCAGGGTGGCAGAAAGCGCGCGGGATCTGGGCGTGCCCTTTTTCCCATTAAAGGTTCAGATGACAAAAGGGGCTTCGGTTCAAGCCGAGGCCCGTCGATTGCGATATGCGGCGCTGTTGGAGCTCGGCAGACAGCAACAGGCGACGCGGGTGGCGGTCGGCCACACGAGAGACGATCAGGCAGAGACGGTGCTTGAGCGGGTGATGCGAGGAGCGGGGATCGAGGGACTGGGGGGCATTGCGCCGGCAAGATCGGACGGGGTCGTTAGGCCGCTGATCGACGTATCTCGAAGCCAAGTCTTGGCGTATCTCAAGCGGTTTGACATCGGGTTCATAGACGACCCTAGCAACCGAGAGCAGCGGTTTAAGCGCACCCGCATCCGTGAACGCATTCTGCCTCTTCTTGCCGCGGAAGATCCGAGCATCTTCGCCCATCTCAGCCAGCTCGCGGACGATGCGAGAGCTGTCGTCGCGGGATTGCGACGCGACGCTGACATCCTGCTCGAGCACTGTCACATTGAAGCAAGGCTGCTCGATGCCGACAGAATGATGCAAGCGAGCGAATCAGTGAGACGGATGGCGCTTCGGATGTGGATCGAAGAAGTAACGTGCGTGCGGCCCAACCGCGCTCAGCTGCTGGCGGCCGAGCGCACGGCGGGGGGGACAGGAGAGGTTTGGCTCAAGCATGGGTGGAGCTTGCGCAAGGTAGGATCAGTGCTTAAAGCTGTTTCTAGTGTCGAACCCAACCGACATGGCTCAAGAGCCAGGGAGCAAGAGCCGTTTCATTGA
- a CDS encoding ATP-dependent metallopeptidase FtsH/Yme1/Tma family protein: protein MKQGQRTLFIWLFVVVLMVAVYNLMSQGNQPKAVAFSDFMSDVQAGKVQQVTVSAGDTSAEYSYVVNKADGSKASPKVALGPTGEHITQQLLENKVKVEYRSDDQSGLWASVLVTWLPMILVLAILFFFMRQLQASGGKAMSFGKSRARLLNESQNKVTFENVAGIEEAKDDCEEIIAFLKDPKKFQRLGGRIPKGVLLMGAPGTGKTLLARAIAGEAGVPFFSISGSDFVEMFVGVGASRVRDLFEQGKKHAPCIIFIDEIDAVGRHRGAGMGGGHDEREQTLNQLLVEMDGFESNEGVIIIAATNRPDVLDPAILRPGRFDRRIIVPRPDVKGRMGILMVHTKKTPLGENVDLDLIARGTPGFSGADLENLVNEAALLAARQEKDVLAMNDFEMAKDKVLMGSERRSMMISEHEKKTTAWHEAGHTLAAQLLENHDPVHKVSIIPRGPALGVTMAIPDEDRLGHSRAWALDRIAMALSGRIAEEIKFGQMTTGAADDFRKATQLARSMVTEWGMSEQFGPLSFNEREESMFGFGPGIRQKEYSEHTAREIDEEVRRIVLEQYARARGLLEAHQHKLDELALALLERETLDREEVTAIMEGKPLPPRDRPIIPTYSDVRKEAARKLQKDTESKGKPSIFHPRPSEIPGPA, encoded by the coding sequence GTGAAACAGGGACAACGAACGCTTTTCATTTGGCTGTTTGTGGTCGTACTGATGGTAGCGGTTTACAACTTGATGTCGCAGGGCAACCAGCCAAAGGCGGTGGCCTTTAGCGATTTCATGAGCGATGTCCAGGCTGGCAAGGTGCAGCAGGTGACTGTCAGCGCCGGTGACACAAGCGCCGAGTACAGTTACGTGGTCAACAAAGCCGATGGGTCAAAGGCTTCCCCGAAAGTGGCGTTGGGGCCGACGGGGGAACACATCACGCAACAACTACTCGAGAATAAGGTCAAGGTCGAGTACCGTTCCGATGATCAAAGCGGGCTGTGGGCAAGCGTTCTTGTGACTTGGCTACCGATGATCTTGGTGCTGGCGATTTTGTTTTTCTTCATGCGTCAGCTGCAGGCGTCGGGCGGCAAAGCCATGAGCTTTGGGAAATCACGGGCGCGTCTCCTAAACGAATCCCAAAACAAGGTGACATTCGAGAACGTCGCTGGGATTGAAGAGGCCAAGGACGATTGTGAAGAGATCATTGCATTTTTGAAAGATCCAAAAAAGTTCCAGCGTTTGGGGGGTCGCATTCCCAAAGGGGTGCTGTTGATGGGCGCCCCAGGAACGGGGAAGACGTTGCTTGCCCGGGCCATCGCGGGTGAAGCGGGAGTGCCGTTTTTCAGCATTTCTGGCTCGGACTTTGTCGAAATGTTCGTGGGGGTCGGAGCTTCGCGCGTTCGCGATCTCTTTGAACAGGGGAAAAAGCACGCACCCTGCATCATCTTCATTGACGAGATCGACGCAGTCGGCCGTCACCGCGGGGCAGGTATGGGCGGCGGCCACGACGAACGCGAACAGACACTGAACCAGCTCCTGGTTGAGATGGATGGTTTTGAGTCCAATGAGGGTGTGATCATCATTGCGGCCACCAATCGTCCCGACGTGCTTGACCCGGCCATATTGAGACCAGGCCGATTCGATCGTCGCATCATTGTGCCACGCCCCGACGTCAAGGGGCGGATGGGTATTCTGATGGTCCATACCAAAAAGACCCCGTTGGGGGAAAACGTGGACTTGGATTTGATTGCGCGGGGTACGCCGGGGTTTTCGGGCGCGGATTTGGAAAACTTGGTCAACGAGGCCGCATTGCTTGCCGCTCGCCAAGAAAAAGACGTTCTGGCGATGAACGACTTCGAGATGGCCAAAGACAAGGTGTTGATGGGGTCCGAACGCCGCTCGATGATGATCAGCGAGCACGAGAAGAAGACCACGGCATGGCATGAGGCCGGACACACATTGGCAGCCCAATTGCTTGAGAATCACGATCCCGTGCATAAAGTTTCTATTATTCCTCGCGGGCCAGCACTTGGCGTGACTATGGCGATACCCGACGAAGACCGCCTCGGGCATTCGCGGGCATGGGCGCTCGATCGGATTGCAATGGCGCTAAGCGGGCGGATCGCCGAGGAGATCAAATTTGGCCAAATGACGACCGGGGCCGCGGACGATTTTCGAAAGGCGACTCAACTTGCCCGATCAATGGTCACAGAATGGGGCATGAGCGAGCAGTTTGGACCGTTGAGCTTCAATGAGCGGGAAGAAAGCATGTTTGGTTTTGGTCCCGGCATCCGTCAGAAGGAGTATTCGGAACACACGGCCCGTGAGATCGACGAAGAGGTCCGCCGCATTGTTCTGGAACAGTATGCGCGCGCCCGCGGCTTGCTTGAGGCGCACCAACACAAGTTGGATGAGCTTGCCTTGGCATTGCTCGAGCGCGAAACGTTAGATCGCGAAGAGGTTACCGCTATCATGGAGGGTAAGCCGCTCCCGCCGCGTGATCGGCCTATCATCCCCACTTATTCCGACGTACGAAAAGAGGCTGCGCGGAAACTCCAAAAGGATACGGAGTCAAAGGGTAAACCGTCGATTTTCCATCCCCGCCCCAGCGAAATCCCCGGCCCCGCGTAG
- the folP gene encoding dihydropteroate synthase, translating into MKTDCQIWGILNVTPDSFSDGGKFVTLETAVAHGQRMANEGARVIDVGGQSSRPSGTTYADGASVVEVAEECKRVLPVIIALSQQLSVPISVDTTRAEVAEAALKSGASIVNDVSCARNADLLKVVGKAKAQYVLMHSRGQGEIHSKNTVYTSVVEDVLKELNQGIGRCLEAGIDRRSIWLDPGIGFAKTAEQSLQIMRHLSAFVGRGHRIVLGASRKAFIGAIATDPDGHIPAPQERIGGTAVTVMEAVRVGVTAVRVHDVAIVWQVIKMVHALGRPGGPKLSC; encoded by the coding sequence GTGAAGACAGACTGCCAAATCTGGGGAATATTGAACGTCACTCCCGATTCGTTCAGTGATGGTGGCAAGTTTGTCACCCTCGAGACAGCGGTGGCGCACGGTCAGAGGATGGCGAACGAGGGGGCTCGTGTCATTGATGTGGGAGGCCAGTCGAGCCGCCCTTCAGGCACGACCTACGCAGATGGCGCCTCGGTGGTAGAGGTTGCCGAAGAATGTAAACGCGTCCTGCCAGTGATCATAGCGTTATCGCAGCAGTTATCGGTGCCTATTTCTGTGGATACGACGCGGGCGGAGGTCGCCGAGGCGGCGCTAAAGAGCGGTGCAAGCATTGTTAACGATGTCTCATGTGCTAGGAACGCGGATCTGCTGAAGGTGGTCGGGAAGGCAAAGGCGCAATACGTATTGATGCACTCCCGAGGCCAGGGCGAGATCCATTCCAAGAACACCGTATATACGAGTGTAGTCGAGGATGTGTTAAAAGAACTCAACCAGGGAATAGGACGCTGTCTGGAGGCGGGAATCGACCGCCGATCCATTTGGCTGGATCCAGGGATAGGATTTGCCAAAACGGCCGAACAATCCTTGCAGATCATGAGGCATTTGTCGGCTTTTGTGGGCAGGGGGCATCGCATCGTGCTTGGAGCCTCGCGCAAGGCTTTCATCGGCGCTATCGCTACCGATCCGGACGGCCACATCCCCGCTCCACAGGAACGAATCGGTGGTACAGCGGTCACAGTCATGGAAGCGGTGCGGGTAGGGGTTACCGCCGTCCGGGTTCATGATGTTGCCATTGTGTGGCAAGTCATCAAGATGGTCCATGCGCTAGGCCGGCCCGGGGGACCAAAACTCTCGTGCTAG
- a CDS encoding TIGR00159 family protein gives MTDVADVALVAIVLYWVLLLIRGTRAMQMGIGLAFVFVLHYLSRKFGMVTLYTMLDKLLTSIVLIIVVIFQNDIRRALVRFGRHPFFRGSSRSKETHVFEEVISATTALAQKRIGALIVFERDAMLDGFIDQGTLLDAAVTKELLYGIFIPSFENPMHDGAVIIREGRVWRAGAFLPLTGSPKLDQSLGTRHRAAIGVTEETDAVVIVVSEERGAISLCFNGNIVRKLDSSSLREALLGLFHRRRKKTARTEAAASPPSRPDAPADGGNVLTTGETTDKDGLL, from the coding sequence ATGACGGATGTGGCCGATGTCGCACTGGTGGCCATTGTGCTCTATTGGGTCTTGCTGCTGATTAGAGGCACACGTGCCATGCAGATGGGCATAGGGCTCGCGTTCGTTTTCGTGCTTCATTATCTCTCGCGCAAGTTCGGGATGGTCACTCTTTACACCATGCTCGACAAACTCCTGACTTCCATCGTTCTCATCATCGTCGTTATTTTTCAAAACGACATTCGTAGGGCACTGGTGCGCTTCGGTCGGCACCCGTTTTTTAGAGGCTCGAGCCGTTCCAAAGAGACCCATGTCTTTGAGGAGGTCATCAGTGCGACCACAGCGCTCGCACAAAAACGCATTGGTGCTCTCATAGTGTTTGAGCGTGATGCGATGTTGGACGGTTTTATCGATCAGGGCACGTTATTGGATGCCGCTGTGACGAAGGAGCTGCTCTACGGGATTTTTATTCCAAGCTTTGAGAACCCCATGCATGACGGTGCTGTCATCATCCGGGAGGGACGGGTATGGCGCGCCGGTGCGTTCTTGCCTCTTACTGGCAGCCCCAAGCTTGACCAGAGTCTAGGCACACGGCATCGGGCGGCGATTGGGGTTACGGAGGAAACCGATGCTGTGGTGATTGTAGTATCCGAAGAGCGAGGCGCGATTAGCTTATGCTTCAATGGAAATATTGTGCGCAAGTTAGACTCGAGCTCCTTACGCGAAGCGCTTTTGGGACTGTTTCATCGCCGACGAAAAAAAACCGCAAGAACCGAGGCTGCGGCATCTCCGCCCTCCAGGCCTGATGCGCCTGCCGATGGCGGGAACGTGCTCACTACCGGTGAGACAACAGACAAGGACGGGCTATTGTGA
- a CDS encoding phosphoglucosamine mutase — protein MQATLDSLSVETRLFGTDGIRGLANRGKMSPELAFRIGAAMAYQAQRNRSSPARIIIGKDTRLSGYMFETALASGVCAMGGRVLLSGPLPTPAIAHITTSMRADAGIVISASHNPFADNGIKIFGPAGYKLPDAHESDLERLVYGHEIDQKRPVGMRVGRAERLEDAWGRYVAFVKSQFPAELKLDGLKIVVDAAHGAAYRAAPAVFSELGASVYPIGVKPNGKNINAKCGAMFPEACAREVLRHGAHLGIALDGDADRVIVIDEQGRSVDGDVLMALCASRLLRANKLKKRTLVATVMSNLGLEHALQRENGKLVRCRVGDRYVVEALRQGGYNFGGEQSGHLVFLDHSTTGDGLVAALQLIAILLREQTPLSQLANDAFDRIPQVLLNASFKRQKALEEMPHTSKRIAQATHALGERGRVLVRWSGTEPKLRVMIEGPDPQRIRRYARDILHAAEKELR, from the coding sequence ATGCAAGCAACGCTAGATTCACTGTCTGTGGAAACACGACTCTTCGGTACCGATGGAATTCGCGGCCTCGCCAATCGTGGCAAAATGTCGCCGGAGCTTGCCTTTCGGATTGGTGCCGCCATGGCATATCAAGCCCAGCGTAATCGCTCGTCTCCGGCGCGAATCATCATTGGCAAGGACACGCGTCTCTCCGGCTACATGTTCGAGACTGCTTTGGCATCGGGAGTATGTGCCATGGGCGGGCGCGTCCTACTTTCCGGCCCGCTCCCCACACCCGCTATCGCCCACATCACCACCAGCATGCGCGCTGATGCCGGCATTGTCATCAGCGCTTCCCACAATCCATTCGCCGATAACGGCATCAAGATCTTTGGTCCGGCAGGCTATAAGTTGCCCGACGCCCACGAGAGCGACCTAGAACGATTGGTCTACGGCCACGAGATCGATCAAAAGCGCCCGGTGGGCATGCGTGTGGGACGAGCCGAACGTCTAGAGGACGCGTGGGGAAGGTATGTAGCGTTTGTAAAGTCTCAGTTTCCCGCTGAGCTGAAGCTCGACGGATTGAAGATCGTGGTGGACGCTGCCCATGGTGCTGCTTACCGCGCCGCGCCCGCGGTGTTTTCGGAACTGGGGGCGTCCGTGTATCCGATCGGCGTCAAGCCGAACGGAAAAAACATCAATGCCAAGTGCGGAGCCATGTTTCCGGAGGCATGTGCACGTGAGGTATTACGACATGGAGCGCATCTTGGCATTGCCCTTGATGGCGATGCCGACCGCGTGATCGTTATCGACGAGCAGGGACGTAGCGTCGACGGGGACGTATTGATGGCGCTTTGTGCATCCCGTCTGCTCCGCGCCAATAAGCTCAAAAAGCGTACGCTTGTAGCAACTGTCATGTCTAACCTTGGCCTAGAACATGCTCTACAGCGCGAAAATGGCAAGCTGGTTCGGTGTAGAGTGGGAGACCGTTACGTCGTAGAGGCGCTCCGGCAGGGAGGTTACAATTTCGGCGGCGAGCAGTCCGGCCATTTGGTATTTCTCGATCACTCTACCACCGGCGATGGACTGGTTGCGGCGCTTCAACTTATTGCCATTCTCCTTCGCGAACAAACTCCGCTATCACAGCTAGCCAACGATGCCTTTGATCGGATTCCGCAAGTGCTACTAAATGCCTCCTTTAAGCGCCAAAAAGCGCTTGAAGAAATGCCTCACACATCGAAACGCATCGCGCAAGCCACGCATGCTCTTGGCGAAAGGGGCCGAGTGCTTGTACGCTGGAGCGGCACGGAGCCAAAGCTACGGGTGATGATAGAAGGACCGGACCCGCAACGCATCAGGCGCTATGCTCGCGATATCCTCCATGCCGCCGAAAAAGAATTGCGATGA